The DNA window tttaatgtttttttgggaCATTTACAAAAAGTTATCTGTTCAACATGCACTCACTCTCTAGTTTATAAGGTACACTGGTGGAAGTGGATGCACGAAGGTTATGGTACTCAAATAAAAGTTgctgattcagctgtgttttaattttggaggctgtggtttataGCAGTGTTATAATGTATTGTACCAACACATGCCATTTTTATAGCAagcccattttagtcagtgggctgggCTCGGTAACAGAAatacttttgtgtgtgtaattcaATACGGTCTAAGAGCACCACCTCCAGCACGACCACGCATTTTGAAGGGACGCCTTTCTCACACCGTTTCTTCATACGCTTCACAATATATCCGCCGTAAAGCGAAGATCTAGActtgttttcactagtgcaccCGATGTGCGTGCATGCAAAGCTCCACATGTCTGTGTCTGCGCCCTGTGCGCACACACCCTGCAGCGCGGCGCTTTGCATCACAAGAGGTCGAGCTGCcaaattatttattgtgaaTGAACGTGAGCTGTGGTGTCCCACTCAAAGCcatacatgtacatgtgtgtgtgtttctatccATGTTTGACTCTTAAATATCCGCATGAACCGCGACAGTTGTCTCCGCTGGATTCCAGAACCTTCTAGAAACGCAACCAATCATATGCacgtaaataataataataacaacaatatgtagatgaaacaaaagacaaaaaaggggGTGTTGTGGTGTTAATATTGCAGTTAGCTTCCCATTAGCTGTTTTACTGAGAGTGACACGCGTTAGCCTAGCTATCCAACAGCTACTGCTAGCTTAGCACGAATGCGTAAACAAGCTGCAGTCAACAAAGCTGGACTTAGACAACCAAAACGCCGTCATTCACCTTCAAAACCCCCCCGTCTTTCTTTGGTGTGATGTCCTCTCCCTCCATTGGGATGGCGTGCTGTCCTTCACTCGTCTGTTCCTCTGCAGTCATCTTCATGGAGCAGATCGCACCCTCCGGCTCAGACTTTGCTCCACAATCCCAactgtctctccctctcaggCTAATAGCGATGGTGGCTGAAGCTAACTTCACTCCTTAAACCACGCCAAGAGCAGCAGGCAACAGCCCGACTATCAGCAGCACCAGCTCAGAGGAGCAGATTAAAGCTGTCCCCGCTTTAGTTTAACTTTCTTGGGAAAGAAGGCGGTCGTGGCCTCCACTTAGCTGCGCGGCTATGCTGCAAGCACCAGTCAGACTTGTTTCGGCGGCTAACGTGAGGTTTTACGGTGAGCTCGCTTTCCAATCCACGTTGTCTTGCAGTCTGGCACCTGACAGGCGCTTAAAGAAGGACAGAGAACTTTCCAGACTATCTGGACGGAaacaggggaggagggggcgttGTATTTACCTCACAGGCACACACCAGAAAGGCGGTGCTCAGACGAAGAGCGGAGCAAATGCGTATTACGTAAGATAAAGATAACGCATGGCTCTATTAATTCCACAATCATCAAACAGTGTTGTGGCAAGGGTATTGGGGAACCCCATGAGAACAACTAGAGGAGGTACATTGTTTTTTATCATGCACTTCGAGAAAAAGTGGTCATGTTAGGTAAAAGTGTGATACAGTGTcgagaaaaaagtagaaatgtcGACATAtgatatagagaaaaaaatggaaatacaaTGTCaggaaaaaagtagaaatgtcTAGAAATGTCGAAATATGATataatgggaaaaatagtagATATGTAATGTCGAGGgaaaaaagtgaagtgaaaaaaatgtcaaaaaatgtcCAGAAAACAGTCGAgatgtcagaaaaaaagtggaaatgtcGAGAAACGTCGAAATAAGATAGAGAGataaaaaaagtagaaatgcacaaaaaaacgtGGAAATGCAACGTTGACAAAAAAGTCGAAATGTcgagaaaaaaatcacttcagTGGAAATGTCAATAATTCAGTCGAAATACAATGTTGATGgaaaaaaagtccaaatgaccagaaagaaaaaagacgagAATAACATCGAAATAATCAGTTGTCATTGATTGCGTAGTATTTCGATTTTATTCTCGACATTTCgactgcgtgtgtgcgtgtatatacCCGCCCACCTAAGCCCTCCCGTGCAGTAAAACATTCGTCCCCTGGTAGAGCTCGCTTCCCATTGGCCAGAGTCCGCGGCCACTTCGTGCTGTTGGCGCGGTTGTTGAATGGTCGAGCTGAAAATACAGGTAAAATAGTCGTCGTGTAGCGTCTTTGTGGTAAGTTTACAGCAACACTATCCGTGAAGAAAGTGTTTTCTGGTGGCATTAAGACTAATAATTGTACCCGAACTGGTTAGCTTACCGCGACTTTATTTAGCTTATAGTTGCCCAGCTAATGACACATCTGCACGATCAAATGTTAGCCTTTTGACACTCGTTAGTTAACCGAGGATCTTGATATTGTGATGAAAGGTTGTAAACTGGAATACACAAAGATTGAGAAATTGTCGTCTTGAAAAAGGGGGTGCGTTTAGTTAGACGAGCATCGCTATCACTTATCAATAATATAGGCCGGTCTAAACACAGGAAGGTTGTTTTGATTTCATAAGGACCTTATCCGAGCTGATATGCATCATCTAAGCCTTATGTTGTCTTCCAGGAAGATTCTCGACCATGGAAAACGGCAGGGCCCAGTTTCCATTTCCCTACCAGCCCTATAACATCCAGCAGGACTTCATGCAAGCCCTGTACAGTGCACTCAACCAAGGCAAAGTTGGCATCTTTGAAAGCCCCACTGGGACGGTGTGTATGACGATGCAGGAGAGAAACAATCGATGCATGAGTTGTTTCACAACGACGACAGCTTCTTATTTTCTTGTCAATGTCTGTCGTGCAGGGCAAGTCACTGAGTCTGATATGTGGAGCCCTGAGCTGGCTGACGGAttatgaggagaagaagaggaaggagacggccgctctgctgcaggaaggagagGCAGCTCTTTCCACCTCTGCTGCTCAGtcctccaccagcagctccTCAGCGGAGCCAGACTGGATCACTGACTTTGTCCAAAAGAAGGCTGAACGCGATCTAGTGTCAAAGCTTAAGGTTGGAGTGAATTTTAATAAGCGACCTCAGTGGGGATTTCTTCATCTGATCgttattgtgtatttgtgtgtgtgtcaggaggaAGAactgaaaaggaagaagagggaagaaCGGTTGGAAATGATAAGAAACAATGTTCAGCTGAAGTATGCAATCAAAAGAAAGGTAACAGGCATCTTAAAAATTGGAAATACGTCTACTGCAAATCACTGGATGCGACCCAgtgaaatcatttttgtttctgcagagctgTGAAGAGGACGAGGCGTTCAAGTTGCTCCAGCTCAGTAAAGATGAGCAGGTGGAGGCGGCGGGAGAGCAAGAGGATGAGGAGCTCATCATTGCAGAATATGAGAGCGACGACGAGTCAAAGAGCAAAAGCAGGTGAGGCCGTTAATGGACGCAGACGGAGAAAAGGTAATCGGCACAATAGGCGTCTGAAATGGAAAGGCGATGACAGCGGGGTTTCTCTGCTCACATGCTCAGATTGTACGGAGCTGATGACGATGAAGACGAGGAGCTGGTCGAAGAACACGTCACtaaggtgtgtatgtgtgacgGAGAAGTTTTACACAATTAATTCATTCACGTTTCTCTGATGTGACACTTGACACATGTGCCTGTTTGTAGATTTACTACTGCAGCCGCACTCACTCCCAGCTGGCCCAGTTTGTCCACGAGGTTCAAAAGAGCCCCTTCAGTAAGGACATCAGCCTGGTCACACTTGGTTCACGGCAGGTATGTGCGACATGTTGTTGCTGatcagtacacacacaaaagcccCTATTcgcatgggattagttttacctggggacgtCCGGTAATTTCTAACAATCACGAAgatcgtctgtgatcttaatcccgtgcaAATCGTCCTTGTCTGTGATTTGGGGATgagtttttaactttttcacgacttttgtttgatttgcagcttttttacGCCTCAGTTCATcagcaaaggtggagctgatttacaTACAGCCAGGTTGTTGGTgatttcttccccgggataaatagtttcaaaaatatgtttttatcatccattataatttgaaaaataatgagAATTGTCTCTGACAAGCAGTGGAGTGAGGCAGAAGTAGCAGAGACTTAACAATGGATTGTGAATTTGAGTggaacacagagtttgtttatcctgaaTGTGTCACATGACACAGGCGTAAGGGGGTAATATTTGATCACAGggcgtcctcaggtaaaactaatcctgtgcaaatagggctaaacacaaacactaataGGGATGGAGTAGTTtttcaatacatttatttggtttccattgtgaattttaatttaaagataaaataatcccaaGAAATGCATGTGAAAGAGCCaagaaatgaatttaaatgatcGCATTCAGTATGATACAATGTGATGTGTTTTGAGGTGTGATATGATATGAGGCGACACTTTAAGTTGTCTTCCCATGGTATGTTGCAATGTCTCCAGGGAACCTTCTGGCTGTTTCCTAGAGAGATTATCTTTCACTCTTCAGAGAAATTAATAGCTCAACATTAGGCAGCGCCTCTCCACGCCAGATTAAGCACTCCACTCATAGTCAAGTTTATTTTTGAGTGGATGTTAATTAATGAATCTAGTGGAAGTGGAATGTAGAACTTAGCTAAAGGCAGCACTGGAAACACATTACCAAACTATTAATTACTCATTATGATCGAACGGTGAATGTGGTGCTGCTAATAGCTGAGATATGTTGCTTGGCAGTGGTTGTTCTGTCCTCGAAACTCTCGTTGGACTGACGTGATTTTTGATCCCTTGCCTCAAATGAATCATTCTGACCAAGCCTTCAGTACAGTCTATCTCCTGAGATGTAGTTTTAGCACTTCCCAAACGTGTTGTCTCATGTATAAAATAGCTATGCTCTGActgagtggggggaaaaaaaacataaaaaaaaaaacaggatgagcTGGACTGAGCGTGTCTGCTACCTGATCCAAGGAAACAGATTGACTTTCAGGTAAAGAGGTCGAAGAGTTCTCCCAGAAGTGGACAGCTGAGTTGTCCCCTACTTTAAATAAATCtcataattttaaatattttttgtaaagcgATTATCCAGTGAAGTTGTTCTTGAACATGTAGGTATCTAATTTTGACAACCTCAGATCCCCTCTGGTCTTTGGCACCACCTTGAGGGGGCTCGGACCACGGTCTGGGAACCACGGTCTAGATTCTAGAACAATCTAACCATGTAGAAATAGGCATTTTCTATGAATATTTGTATCTTTCTTACTTGTTTATTCATTATAATCACAAACATGTTCATCACGTAGCTACTGAAATGGAGTCTGTTCAGATACGACATATTAGATCTAGTGTAAAGCGCAGACTTTATGTGGTATTACACAGGAACCAGTGCTCATGatgtttgctctgtttctgtatAGAATCTGTGCATCAATGAGGAGGTGCGGCGTTTGGGAAGCATCCAACGCATTAATGACCGCTGCATGgagatgcagaaaaacaagcacGGTGAGAGCCATTTAGTCACAGGTCACAGAAatgcgtttttttatttttttatacagctTGTAgattatttaactttattcGGATCCCTATTAGCCGTTAACTTGGCCGACAGCTtttcttcctggggtccacacaatCTCTCacgttttgtgtcattttgcagAGAAGCAGCATCTTGAAGAGGGCGTAAAACGTAAGCGAGGTCCAGCAAAGGGCGTGTGTCCCTACAATAAAGcttcagctctgcagcagatgAGGGATGACGTACTCGGGGCCGTGCATGACATAGAGCAGCTGCTGAAGCTCGGCAGGGAAAAACACTCGTGTCCTTATTACGCCTCACGCCTCGCTGTTCCCCCCGCACAGGTAACCCTGTCATTACTTTTAATATGTTTTCTACATTGATTTAGGTCGtgcttctttattttaaaaaaatatatatataattcctTCCAGTAGATAAAGccttcactgtgtgttttttttttttttttgtttgtagttgGTGGTGCTGCCCTATCAGATGGTGCTTCATGAAGCTACAAGACGGGCAGCAGGTATCCAGCTGAAGggacaggtaaaaaaaaataaaaatggcttcTTAATTTCTGACTCTATCCTCTTCTCTTTACAGCAATTTAATTTtctcgtgttttgttttttacaggtTGTGATCATAGACGAAGCTCACAATCTTAGCGACACGCTCTCGTGTATACACAGCGCAGAGCTCACTGGAGCACAGGTACAACGCTTTCCTACACAACACATGCAAAATTTACTTTGTGATCTTCTAAGAATTCgtatttttctgcagctttgtcGTGCCCAGTCCCAGCTCTCCCAATATGCCGACCGCTATAAGTGAGTCACACAATGCACTTACTCCCAAATGAAACATTGTCTCCCCGTCCCTCTGCTTGACGTGTACGTGTCTCCAACATTAGGAGCAGGCTGAAGGCAAAGAACCTGATGTACATCAAACAGATTCTCTTTGTGATTGAGGGGCTTGTTCGGGTGCTGGGAGGTGAGTGTGtgcaagtgtttttatttttatttattattgccACTCTGGAACTAATTTAGTACGATTTTCTGGTCGTTGGTCAAGAATTTCTGTTTTATGTGCCTGCTTTTTGATACGCGTGGACCCGACAAGTTTCCGTGCATGTATTCGTGGAGTAGGGGAAGGgtactttccatttttttaatcttacatCTGCCTAGAAAAGAAGGTGAGAAGGTCAAGAGGAAGTGTAAGAGAAGTGAGACAGCGAATGTCATGTCGCGCTTATCATGATCTTTCGGTGAACTTTTGCTGAACTTATTTTGACTCGTGGGTTAAAATATCAGATAAGCAAAATATAGACGGTACATACAGTATGAgagaaggtaaaaataaaaatgtgtttatccATTACAACACTGATTGGTGTAGGTCTATATTACAACATTTCTTATCTTGGCACTGTTTTCCTCGCAGGTAAAGTGGGGCAGAATCCACAGAGCCAGACTACACAAGCAGGTCAGTCAATGATAatcacaaacagagacaaacacacacacacactaatacacagcAAAGCAGAAATGATTAACCAGTCGGTGTTCTCTTTCTTCTAGGAACACAAATGCTTACGATTAACGACTTCCTCTTCAAGGCTCGGATTGACAATATCAACTTGTTTAAGGTAGTTTGTCACTGCAGCTGCACAGCACATCCAAACGTCAACCTCCTGTATTTCAGTGAATCTTTCTTATCATTCTCACTATAGTTACAAAGATACTTTGAGAAGAGCATGATCAGCAGGAAGGTGAGtgtttgatatatatatgtgtgtgtgtgtgtgtgtgacagttaCACCACATGTGTAAAAAGTGTATATTTTTGGAAGTGGTCTTCAGTAGAACGAAGTGTATCTTCTCCCTGCAGCTGGGCGGCTTTGTGGAGAAGTACGCAGGCTCGGGCGTGACTCTTCACACCCAGAGCAGCTCCAACAAGGAGAACAGACGCACCGAAGGACTGAATCGCTACCTTCAGTCCCTGCAGAGCAACCAGAGCGCTGCATCAGGTCAGACGTTTcacagtaggaaaaaaaaaaaaaaagtattttgggCCAATTGGAGGCTTAACTATGTAGCCTGGAAAACTGGATCACATTCAGCAAAGAGAGATGTTTATTATACTAAACGTCAGAATTAGAATAAACGAAGAGACACGAAGGTATGTTGTAAGACGTTAGTTTGAATTAGAGATAGGCCAATATATTTTTAGTGGTATCGGCCGACATGCAGGTGATTTCCCCGATACATACGCTACGGGCcgaaagtttggaagcaacttcaagtttctttCACTCAATGTCTTTCTTAGAAACACGGCATCAGTTATGTATTTTGGGATATCATTTTGGGatctgcatgatcagacttttattttattgacatgACCCATTTTCCTCCATTTACCTTCAGGTGTAaattaatgttaccagaccattgctgaataaatgtcagcaaagcAAAAGAAGAGAAGGGCTTAGATTTACAGTCGacaagatttgcaagagtcacaacttcagtgcaaaagaaaaaaacaaatcacagtttgagTTATtaactttaactctttggcttttgagagtctgcatacaaatatacaaatatcgTATATGCCATGCTCTTATTAAAGCAAAGTCtgagcaagaaaaactcaactatctgataattatagtaaaaatgtcttctgataagttcctcttaataatcatgtttattttgatgcacaGTATACGAAATgcctttttctaaaaaaaatccttctttcttccaaacttttggctctacctctttttacctgtttcttttgtgtgcattacagctttaaatattctttgagtttaATAAATGCTTatatttttggttaaattgagacttgtaacgtTTGTTATCACTGTATCATTTTCATCATGCaaatggagggagggaaagcAGTATCGGCCTCAAAtaggctgatgtaaaaaaaaaaaaaaaacaatatcagctcttaaaaaaaatccatatagGTCAGTCTCTAGTTTGAATGTCACCCTTGAAGAAGGTACAGGAACCATATGGAATCATCCGCTTCCATGTCTCTTTATTTGGAAATGGGTAGCTaatgttctttatttaattgtacTTAAGTTACATGAAAATACTTCCACATCCAGCTTTGTGTCAAGCTGTGGCATTATGTAAAACAATAGACAGCAGACAGTGTAGTATTGCTATAGTGTTTATAAtgaatttcttttcatttattcccACTCCTATGTGCAGTTCTCCAAGCTGACCAGCAGGGGTCCGTAGAGGCAGACAAAATACTGTCTGCTTCTCCCATGATGCAGGTGGAGAGTTTCTTCATGGCTCTCACAAACAGCAACACTGACGGCAGAGTGGTGGTGCACAGACAAGGTACCcatatttaaacagaaaaataaaggattttaATGTCGAACTTTCCAATGTAAAACAGCCCATATGTTTACCGTTCAGGCACGCTGTCAGAGAGCAGTGTCAAGTTCCTCCTGTTGAATCCAGCAGTCCACTTCGCTCAGGTGTTGAAGGAGTGCAGAGCAGTCATCATAGCAGGAGGAACCATGCAGCCTGTGAGTGGCTTCAAACTTGCTGCAAATAAAccgagccgccgccgccgctgctgctttGTGACTCTACATGATGTTTTCACGTAGGTCTCTGACTTCAAACAAGAGCTGCTGTTTTCTGCCGGAGTGGGAAAAGAGCGCATCGTGGAGTTTTCCTGTGGTGAGTGGCccatttctgcttttgtgttttgaaaacCCACCCTCACTCTTAGTGATGTGCTAAtcagtatttctgtttgttgttgggtATTTGCCATAAATATTCTTGACTCGAGTGAtgacggctttttttttttttttttttttccctgctacGTTGTGCACATTGATTAGATGTAAGGGAAGAACGTCCTTTGGTTGAAGTTATGTGAGAACTGTCAAAGATGAGATTATTAAAAATTGATACAGGcaaagaaggaaaagggaaTAAGAGACACACAAGATAAGACAATCTTCGTTGGTTCGTTATTTGATCATTATTCATCAGTTTATACGTCTTTTTGTCGCATTTAAGGTAATACATGAATTAACTGCCATCTTGTGTCTAGGCCACGTAATTCCTCCCGAGAACATCCTTCCTCTCGTGTTATGCAGCGGCCCGTCCGGCCAAGAGCTGGACTTCACTTTCCAAAACAGGGATTCTCCACGCATGGtaacgcacgcacacgcacacacacgctgttTTACAAAGATGCTGTAATTCACTGAAGCTGTGTTTCTTAATGGAAATTTG is part of the Mugil cephalus isolate CIBA_MC_2020 chromosome 10, CIBA_Mcephalus_1.1, whole genome shotgun sequence genome and encodes:
- the ddx11 gene encoding ATP-dependent DNA helicase DDX11 isoform X1, encoding MALLIPQSSNSVVARVLGNPMRTTRGGRFSTMENGRAQFPFPYQPYNIQQDFMQALYSALNQGKVGIFESPTGTGKSLSLICGALSWLTDYEEKKRKETAALLQEGEAALSTSAAQSSTSSSSAEPDWITDFVQKKAERDLVSKLKEEELKRKKREERLEMIRNNVQLKYAIKRKSCEEDEAFKLLQLSKDEQVEAAGEQEDEELIIAEYESDDESKSKSRLYGADDDEDEELVEEHVTKIYYCSRTHSQLAQFVHEVQKSPFSKDISLVTLGSRQNLCINEEVRRLGSIQRINDRCMEMQKNKHEKQHLEEGVKRKRGPAKGVCPYNKASALQQMRDDVLGAVHDIEQLLKLGREKHSCPYYASRLAVPPAQLVVLPYQMVLHEATRRAAGIQLKGQVVIIDEAHNLSDTLSCIHSAELTGAQLCRAQSQLSQYADRYKSRLKAKNLMYIKQILFVIEGLVRVLGGKVGQNPQSQTTQAGTQMLTINDFLFKARIDNINLFKLQRYFEKSMISRKLGGFVEKYAGSGVTLHTQSSSNKENRRTEGLNRYLQSLQSNQSAASVLQADQQGSVEADKILSASPMMQVESFFMALTNSNTDGRVVVHRQGTLSESSVKFLLLNPAVHFAQVLKECRAVIIAGGTMQPVSDFKQELLFSAGVGKERIVEFSCGHVIPPENILPLVLCSGPSGQELDFTFQNRDSPRMMDETGRILSNICNVVPGGVVCFFPSYEYSRQIVSHWEASGALSRLANKKKIFQEPKKASQVEQVLNEFSRCIQKCGQDGGGLTGALLFCVVGGKMSEGINFSDDLGRCVVMVGMPYPNIKSPELQEKMSYLDKHLSHSQGRSPGQALIENLCMKAVNQSIGRAIRHRGDYSSIVLCDRRYSRPATLSKLPTWIRDRTSSHATFGPAFAALRKFFLEKKQKQV
- the ddx11 gene encoding ATP-dependent DNA helicase DDX11 isoform X2; this translates as MENGRAQFPFPYQPYNIQQDFMQALYSALNQGKVGIFESPTGTGKSLSLICGALSWLTDYEEKKRKETAALLQEGEAALSTSAAQSSTSSSSAEPDWITDFVQKKAERDLVSKLKEEELKRKKREERLEMIRNNVQLKYAIKRKSCEEDEAFKLLQLSKDEQVEAAGEQEDEELIIAEYESDDESKSKSRLYGADDDEDEELVEEHVTKIYYCSRTHSQLAQFVHEVQKSPFSKDISLVTLGSRQNLCINEEVRRLGSIQRINDRCMEMQKNKHEKQHLEEGVKRKRGPAKGVCPYNKASALQQMRDDVLGAVHDIEQLLKLGREKHSCPYYASRLAVPPAQLVVLPYQMVLHEATRRAAGIQLKGQVVIIDEAHNLSDTLSCIHSAELTGAQLCRAQSQLSQYADRYKSRLKAKNLMYIKQILFVIEGLVRVLGGKVGQNPQSQTTQAGTQMLTINDFLFKARIDNINLFKLQRYFEKSMISRKLGGFVEKYAGSGVTLHTQSSSNKENRRTEGLNRYLQSLQSNQSAASVLQADQQGSVEADKILSASPMMQVESFFMALTNSNTDGRVVVHRQGTLSESSVKFLLLNPAVHFAQVLKECRAVIIAGGTMQPVSDFKQELLFSAGVGKERIVEFSCGHVIPPENILPLVLCSGPSGQELDFTFQNRDSPRMMDETGRILSNICNVVPGGVVCFFPSYEYSRQIVSHWEASGALSRLANKKKIFQEPKKASQVEQVLNEFSRCIQKCGQDGGGLTGALLFCVVGGKMSEGINFSDDLGRCVVMVGMPYPNIKSPELQEKMSYLDKHLSHSQGRSPGQALIENLCMKAVNQSIGRAIRHRGDYSSIVLCDRRYSRPATLSKLPTWIRDRTSSHATFGPAFAALRKFFLEKKQKQV